TCGAATGACACCTCTCCCAGAGAGCGCTGTTGGCAAGATGCCTGCGTTTGTGCTGCCGTGAACCAACATCTATGTTGTGCTCAGAACAAAACCCCAGGCACAGGAGTGTCGCGCTGCCCTGTTCACCTCAGCGAGCACAGTCCTGCCCTTGTTGTGTCTGGCTTTGGAAGCGTTGGTAAGACCaatgaccccccacccccaccccgcccgcccTGTGCTGGACTGTTTCAGTGACCTAATGACATGCGAACCCTCACACACAAATTCCTCGGTGCTTCTTTAAGAAAGCACGCAAAGCAACATCATTCTTGGCTTAGGGTACAGATAGGTCCTGAAAATTGGCAAGAACAAGGCCGAGGCGGTCATGCCACCACACCCAGGGAAGCAGTGGCCTTGGAGGTggctcctggggctggggggtcTTCCGGGCCCCTTGCCTCGTCCCACTGTGCTGTCTTTGTGAGCCCAAATATCTCATGGAAAAGTGGGAAGAGCCAGGTAGGCCTCTGCTGCCCTAAGTCACGTGTCAGCCTATGGTGCTGCCTGAGGCCCCTGATGTCCCGTTCCAGACGTCACTTCCCGTCCTACGAGACACCTTGGGCCCACCCCGGAGTTTTGGTGCCCACTTTCCTGTCCTGCCAGCCTCCTGTCTGTGCTCTGCTCACCCTTCAAGCCCAGATGCTCCCCGATGGTCCCCACAGCCTGGCCATGGCCCAAAGTCTAGAAGGAGCCCTGGGGGCTGAGTCACCTGTCCGTCCGCCAGGACTTTGTGCTCAACCCCAAGGGCAGTCCCTGCAGGCCAGCCGCCTTCCTGCCCCTACTCACTTGGCGTAAGAGGAATCCCCGAGGCCCAGAACAGCAAAGTCCATCTGACAGAGGGAAGTCGGTGGCAGATTCTTCCGGAATATGAACCTCCAGAAGTTCTACAGCCAGAAGAAGCCAAGTTAGAGGCCCTGCTTTGGGCCACCAGGGCCCTAGGGTGGAGTAGGGAGGAGCCACAACCTAGACCCTCCCTGTTCCTTCAGATCTTTGTTACTGAAACCAGACCATTTTTTATTCTATCACAATGGCAAAAGATTTGGAAAAAGGCAGAAACTCGTAAACCATAGAGCTGCCCCAGAGCCACCACCAGAGTGTGGAGCCCCACCCCTTCCCGGGCAGGGGGCCCTGCGAGGGCTACTGGCACCCGCCCCACTGCCCCCCCAGGGCAGGAGTGGCACCTGCTCCTGCTCAGGCTGCCCCTGGGACCACTTCCTCCCTTCACACCGAGCCCCATGTCCCAAAGACCCCTCTGTGGTCCTCGTCTCATCCCATCAACCAAGTTTCTCTTTTGGCGCCTTCTTCTAGCCCTGGGCCCCCACCAGGCTGCTTTGTGCTCACTGCCACCCTCACGGCCAAGGACCCAGacctgtgtccttccccaggacACCCTCACCTCCATGCATCTGGCCAACCCAGGGGCCTTACAGCCAGACCCCCAAGGTCACAGCCCAGGTGCCTCTTCTTTCCTCCGGGGACCCTCATTGGAGCCTGTCTGGCCCACACTCTGCCCCAGCCTCCCCACAGGCCTCCAGAAGCACTTCTCAAATACAGCTCCCCATCACCTTCAGCCCGTGGTGACCTGAGCCCTGGACACCAACTTTCACATGTGGTCCAGGCTTTAGCTGCATTCCACGTCCCTTGTACTTCATAACTGGCATGGAGGGGCCCTGTTGGGGCACAGCTCTGCTCACTGGTCCTGGACCACCCTGGACCACACCCCAAGGGCTGAGCTGCGTCAGCCAGTACTGGGGACTACACTCTCTGCCTCTGGAAACCTCTCCTGCATGCTCCTCCTCAAAGGCCTGTTTCCCGAAGCTTGCCAAAAATATCCTTCCCAGTGAAGGTACACTTCTCACAACTCCGCACCTGCAAATGCTTGGGCCCTCCCTTCACAGTGACTGGCAGGTTGGCAGGGTGCACTTCTGGTGGAAATGGTTTTTCCAAAAAGCCCGAGTCCTTGCTCCAAGCTGGTTCAGCTGGGCCACCGCTGCTGAGAAACCAGCATCatgtgtccccctctgtcccccaccgGCTACCTGGGCACTCTCGATCCCCGAGAGCCGTAACCCACCATGATGCGCCTTGGCGGGAGCCATTCCACTCAAGATGGGCCCTTCCCAAGTACCCGGTGGACCCTTTTCCAGTTCTGGGATGTTTTCTTAGTTGCTCTCTTTGGTCAGTTTCTCCCCACTGTTTCTCATTCCGAGGTTACTAACACGATCTTAGAATTTTGCTATTTCCTTTCTTGGTTCCTCGTTCATTTTTGGTTACACTTTCCAGGAGAATTTCTCAACTCTGCTCTCTGATCTTTTCAAGTTTTCCTGCTATCGTCTTAAAGAGCATTCCCAGCGCTTCCAGCTTTTGCCCTGTTTTGTGTGTCCCTTCCTGTCCTGTGGGTGCCGAGTTCTGGACGGCCCGCTCCGCCTCTACTCCTCCAGGGTACCTGAGGGTATGGTGGTTCTTCGTGGTCTATTTGTACTTAAGACGCTGACAGAAAACTGTGAGTTTGGGCCTGTCACCCAACGTGCGTTTCGTGGCCGGGATCCTGCGGGACTTGCACTGTGGTTAGTTTCCCCACAGAGGGCTCCTCTGGTCCACTAGCCGGGAGCACGTGCCTGACCACAGTGTTCTGAGGACTGAGGCAAGGCAGCCAGTGTCTTCCTGTTTAGTACAGAGCTGGTCACTAAGCCTGGTCTTCAGCAGGTGCCGCGCCCCCTCCTCCGTGTTCCTGGGACCTCAGTCTGCAGCCTCTCCAAGGAGCCTGCAGGTCGCACTGTGGCCGGGGAGGGCCCCTCCTGACCACCTCCGTGGAGGTGTCCGTGCCTGCAGTCTTCGTTGTGCACCCTCATCCAGGGTGACCATCACCACCTTCATGCTGTTGGCTTCTGATGTCCAGTCTGCACCCCAGCCCAGCTGACCTCGTAGAGGTCTttgtttcccctcccctcccctcccatgtcCTGTGTCACAGCATCCACAATTCACCTCCTGCCTTTGATCCCCTCACACTTgccttctctcctgtccctcttCTTGTCTCAGACCTCTCCTGACTGTGCTGGGGTCTTGGCCCCATGTCTCCCATCGTCCCCTGCTCTGACCCTGCTCTTCGGTCATGAgcctctttctcccccaccaccAGCCTTTAACAGGTCTCTCTCACCTTAACACCTTCTTTCCAACCCCTTAGCCCCACTCACAGCCAGAATCTTTCTCGTGATTGTTTAATGTACAGAcgtccttaagattctctccacTTACCTGCTGCTCCCCTGTGACCTCGCTTCTCTCCAAGTCGCTGATACCGCTTTCCCCAAAGTCACCAGCAGTCCCTTTGCTGATAAACCCTACCAGTTCTGCTCAGGTTTTATCTTACTTCACTTCTGTGCAGCTTTGAGTGCTGGAGACTTTTCTCTCAGAACAATCACCTTCCTGCCTTGACCTTGGATTTGGGGCACTCCCTCTTTTTGCTGTTGGGAGCCACTTTCCTGCCCCTCACAGGCTTTTCTCCACCTCCCATGCCCTCCGTGTTCAGGGCCACCTGTcccaggggaaagggaggggctTTCTCATGCCTCGCCCAGGGTCCTTGCTAGAGCTCCACACCTACCTTGTATCTCCCCCTGGACGACTTCCAGCCCTTGGCCCTCCTGGTCTCCATCTCTGTGCATGGAACTACCATCCACTCTGGTCCCTGAGCCCGAACCCCTGTCTCGACTTCATCTTTGTTCCCAGCTTTTAGGCCTGTGTGATTCCACGTCCTCTCAATTCTACTATAACATCTCTGGAAGGTGTCTTGTTTTTCTCTGctgtctgcccccctcctgccttCACTGTGCATCCTCTTGAGTTGTTCTTGCTCTCCTACAGCCTGTCCTCCCTGTCGACACGTAGCAGTTTTGCTAGAACACAAATATGACTGTCACCCAGTGGACTGCATGGCCCTCCACCTCAAGCCCATCCACCTTGCTGGGGCGGTCCAGCTTCTTGGGATCAGGTCTGGCTTCCTGCCTCtcgtctcccctcccccccttgatGCATTCCTTGGCTCTGTCATCCCCAACTGCTTTCTGCTCTTCCCTGAGCTGGTCTTTCTCCTCTGCACAGGCTGCTCCCAGTTTCCTGGTGCCTGGCTAGCCCCCACTTATCCTCAGGACTTAGCCTACACTCCTTTCTTCCAGGAAGCTCTCCCTGAGCCTCCAGGTTGGGCTAGATAGTGTTTATTAATGTCCTCATGACGTCTGGCACTTTCTCTGGCAGCACGTATCTCCTCGTATTGTAACTGCCTGTTAAAATTGTTACTTTTGCTATATTGTGAGCTCCCTGAGGAAAGAAATAGGTTCCTGGCTGGATTCCCAGCACTAGATCATGTTTGGAATAGAATGTGTGTTCAAAAGATGGTCAAAGAATTGAAGAATGTTCCCAGAGGAAGGTCCAACAATTTTGAAACACTCACAAGACCCAGACCAGATTCATATATAGCCctggagaaaatattaaaggtTAAAATGGAGAACAAGGCTATTTAGTGGCCTGTGAACAGTTTATTAGGGAGGACAGCCAGAGCCCCCAGTTCCCTCCCAAATCCACGGCTAACGTGCAACAGATATAGGAGGGCAACTGTTCATTGTGCTTCTTGGACTCCCCAGGCAATGAAAACAGTGAGGGTCCAGGGCAGTGATCTGAGCTTCTGAGCAAAGAAAGCCTTCAGGTCAGCCTTACCTTCATGTTGTCAGGGGGGTCTCCTTGGCCTGTAGTTGCACAAACAAATATCACCAGGGGCTCACTAATCAGATTCACCTCAACAAAAAGACACATGTGTTAAGACCTCGGGCTGTAGCAAGTAGGTATGCTCTCCGCAGCCTGGCCCCTCTCCTTCACTCGGGGGGTATGGCAAACGGAGTCACGAAGCACCCGTGAGCGGCCGGCCTGCCTTTGCCCTTTCAGGCTCCATCCTCCCACCTTGCCCGTTTCTCCATGTGCTAAGCCCTGCCACTCTTCCCAAGTTTTCCTGTCCCCTAAACCCGCCATAATGGAACGGTCCGCTCTCACACAACACACGGTGCCCTGCGGTCGAGGGCTCTGGGGGCTGGCGCCCCCGGCCTGCTCGGTCTCACCGCCCAAGCCCTAGGGCTCCCTCACCACCGAGTAGGAGTCCAGGGCCTGCACCCGGCAGTCAAGCCGCCGGCGCCGAGCCTCGCGACCCAGCCTCTCCGACACATCCTGGGCCGTGCCTGTCTGGCTGCCGAAGAGCACCAGAAGCCCCGGGCTCGGCATCCGGGCGCGCCGGGAAACCCCGGCATCCAAGCACCGGACCAGCTAAGAGATCCCGCAAGCCTAGGTGGCCCGGACCAGCTTGGACTTCCGACTTCCGGTGGTGGCCGGAAGTGACGCCCTTAGACCGCGCCCGGCAGGGCATGGCGACCGAGGGGGGCGGGTATCCGTTAGCGGCCGGTGCTGGGTCCCGGGCCGCGGCCAAGATATTGGCGACACGCCAGGACCGAGGGCCGGGGCAGGCGGAGCCGTTCGCTGCCTCGTGCTCGCCGCAGCGGCGCCGGCGGCGGGCGCCGGCGAGGCCCACGGGGAGAGGAGGCGCAGCCCTGCCTGTGGGACGCTCGGCCGGGCCCCGGCCCGCGCTCAACCGGCGCGATGCTCTTCTCGCTCCGGGAGCTGGTGCAGTGGCTGGGCTTCGCCACCTTCGAGATCTTCGTGCACCTGCTGGCCCTGTTGGTGTTCTCCGTGCTGCTGGCACTGCGTGTGGACGGCCTGGCCCCCGGCCTCTCCTGGTGGAACGTGTTCGTGCCCTTTTTCGCCGCTGATGGGCTCAGCACCTACTTCACCACCATCGTGTCCGTGCGCCTCTTCCAGGACGGAGAGAAGAGGTTGGCAGTGCTCCGCCTCTTCTGGGTCCTCACGGTTCTTAGCCTCAAGTTTGTCTTCGAGATGTTGTTGTGCCAGAAGCTAGTGGAGCAGACTCGGGAGCTCTGGTTCGGCTTGATCACGTCTCCGGTCTTCATTCTCCTACAGCTGCTCATGATCCGCGCCTGTCGGGTCAACTAGCCTCAGGCGGGAGTGAACTCTGGACGGCTAGCATGCTGGACCCCAAGCTGAGTTCCTACTTCCACCGTACCAAAGGAGAAGTCTGGGTCTGAAAGGAAAGCCAGCTCCTGCCCTGGCGAGTGCCCAATTTTCTCTCTACCAGTCCATGTCTGAAATTGTTCCCTCAGCAGGGCTAAAAAGAGCAGCCTTGATCCTTAACATGTATTTCCTGTTATTTCATGCTTTGAATAGCTAACCCTGAATTGAGATCCTGAGAGGGACCCCAGGCCATTTCTCTGACAGTAAAATGTCCTGATGGGCTCTGCGTATGTTTATGGATCCTGGGAAAGTACTCCCTGTGCAAGGGCTGCAGAGCTGGTCTTATGGATTTCCTCTGCCCAGAAGCACTAACCTAAGAGCTCACTGCCCCCTCCATCTGGACAGGACTTAGATGCTTGAGCTCAAAGTGTAAACCAGCTTGTGTCTCCTCCCCTGAGCCACTGGGGAGGATGGCCTCTTCTTCATTCCAGCTCAGGCAGACAGGAGTATGTTGAGTAAGCACGACTGGGACCCTATTTGGAGATCTGTCGCCTGAGAGAACTTTGCTTATGAAGCGCTGCTTGGCTTCCTATCCCAGCAGATTGCATCGTCCACAACTTTTCCACCACCACCTTGTGGCCAGCACTGTTAGCACACCTGAGACAGATTTAGGCCTCCCTCAAGGGACCAGAGAGAGGAACAGCTTTGATGCTCATAGGCATCGAGACTTGCAAATGGTCTTGGCCCACATTTGTTGGCCTGAGGTCTTCAGTTTAAGGTGCCAAATGAGAACGTTTgctgagataaaaaataaaataagagaatgtTTTGCTGAGATGCGCAATGGTTGCCTGACCTCTTGAGGGTGAAACAATATGAATGCTGAGAAGGTCCCTGCTGTGCGATGTAGCTGGTTACAGAGCTGACTGTAGGGAGACAGGAATGCACTAGAGTTTCTTTagccaatgtgtgtgtgtgtgtgggggggggggggtgttccctTGGGGAATCCTTGCTTCCTGCCTGGGGAGCCAGGGTGAAGATATAATGGGGTAGGCCTGTGTTGAGGACCTGCTGAATGGTTTGTGTGACATCAGAACCTTGTCTTCCTGCCGGTGTGCAGTCTTTGTAGGCCTGGCCTTGCTGTGGAGCAGGGGTCAGCCAACTATGGCCTGAGGTCTGGTTTTGTACTACCTTTCAGCTAAGAgtaacttttccatttttaaaggattataaaCATGAACATGTGACAGAAAGTGAATGTGGCCTGCAGTGTCCAGGGTCTCTCAAACTTGGCACTCTTGGCCTTTTGGGTCAAGTcattctttggggggggggcggggggaggggctgttCTGAGCATTGTAGAATACAACATCCCTGgccagcatccctggcctctactcactagatgccagtagcacgcctcacttgtgacaaccaaaagtgtCTTCATACATTAACAAGTCTTCTGGGGGACAAAACTGCCCCTGGTGAGAACCACtaggctaaaatatttactgtccgGCCCTTTCTAGAACAAATTTGCAGTCTTATTCTGGTGAAGCAGCTTTGTGACCCTTTGCCTAGAATGGATGCTGCATGGCCTGAACCATTGAGATGCTTGAGTTGGAGACTGTTCTGCTGTGTCCCACAgctataaaaatgtttcctaCCCAGTATTGGCATAATTTGCGTCAAACTCAGATACAAGCTGAACATTAGAacggacttttatttatttcagtttatttacataatctctacaaccaatgtgagactcgaactcacaaccctgagatcaagaggtcgCACGCTTCtctgaccgagccagccaagtgccagggagtgtttttttccctttaatgttatttttagatCGCATGTGTTGTTGTATCCTGTTGTGTTCTGTAGTTCAGGACTGAGTGATCCTGTTGCTGTAGAGGTGATGTGCCTGAGAAGGCTTCGTTTCCTTTGGAAAGGTGATTTGATGAGAGCCGAGGAAGGAGACACTTCTGAAAGCTGAAATCCAGTTTATTTGCTCGGCTCAACAGAATGGAGAGGTGTCAGTCAGTCAGTGCAGACCACCACGGGACCCAGAAGCTGAGAAGGGCACCCAGGTTGAAACCTGCCCCCGGTCTAGGCAGAGCCCCAGGTGTCCTTGGAGCCCTGTCCCTGAGAGGTGAGTGATGTAGCAGGCAGTAGTGCCATTactgggagagaggaggggaaggctAGTAGCATCTCTGCGCCCGTGCCCCCCcgtttccccttctccccttggCTCCACTGGGCCTGAAAGAGTGTGGTGGGTGCTGTGCAGCCCTCAACTGGGAGTGAGCTTCTTCATGGCATGTGGGCAAAGAAGCTGTGCTCTTGGGGTCACTGGCACCCCCTCCAGCCTTGGGATGCGGGAAGTTCAGCAGCTGTTAAGAGGAGTAGTGTGGGGAGGCAACAGGGCGAAATGCACAGTGTGGCTTTTGTGGCTCCTTCTGCGTTAGAGAGCTGTGTGCGGGGAGCTTTGTGCTTCCTCACAGCTTTGCACTCCTGTCCCTGCTTGGCGGGCCCTGGATGGAGTCAGGAGGCTGGTGCGCAGCCCGTGTGCCACTCACGGGAGCGAGAACAGCTTTCCAGTCCTGGACAGGCCCTTCTCCCACTGCACTCTGAGCGCGAGGAACAGGTGGACTGGGTGCTGGCACGATGAGGAAGGGCCGAGCCCAGCCAAGGTCACCCACCGCTCTGGGCCCAGGGGTCCGGCTGGGACTGCCCGCCAGGACCCGCCCCCTCCGGGCTCCGCCCCCCCGGTCGCTGCAGACCAATGGCGCAGAGGCGGAAGTGGGGCCGCCAATGAGCGGCGTGAGGGGTCGGGGGCGTGCCCAAGAGGCCCTTTCCCCAATGGGGACTGGCTCCGGAGACCGGCGCTATCCAACTAAGTCCCCGGGAAAGAGAGGTCAGGGCGAGCGGTGTCCAATCAGCGCGGCCGGCCGTTCTCCCCTGTCGTAGGTGGGGCCGCCGGGCGCGGGGCGGGTCCGAGCCGGCCCCCCGCCGTAGACGGCGGGCGGGGGGCGTGGCCGCGGCGAGAAGGCCGGCGCCGGGCGGCGGCCGCAGTTCCCGGCGCGCGCTGGCTCCGGCACCCGCTCCGCAGCATGGCCGGCCTGGGGCGGCCGGGCCCGGGGCCCCGCGCCGCAATGCCCGCCTGGAAACGGGAGATCTTGGAGCGTAAGCGGGCCAAGCTGGCTGCCCTAGGCGGGGGCGCGGGGGCCGGGGCCGAGGCGGGCGCGGCGGAGCCCTCGGGGCCGGAGGCCGAGCGGCTCGTGCTGGCCGAGAGCCTGGGCCCGCTGCGCGAGAACCCATTCATGCGGCTCGAATCGGAGCGGCGGCGCGGGGCGCGGCGCGGCGGGGGCGAGGGGCCGGCGGGGGCGCGGCCGGTGCAGCAG
This DNA window, taken from Acinonyx jubatus isolate Ajub_Pintada_27869175 chromosome D4, VMU_Ajub_asm_v1.0, whole genome shotgun sequence, encodes the following:
- the TMEM203 gene encoding transmembrane protein 203 is translated as MLFSLRELVQWLGFATFEIFVHLLALLVFSVLLALRVDGLAPGLSWWNVFVPFFAADGLSTYFTTIVSVRLFQDGEKRLAVLRLFWVLTVLSLKFVFEMLLCQKLVEQTRELWFGLITSPVFILLQLLMIRACRVN